The genomic segment GCTCTACCATAGTTTGACCGCGGCCCAACGGGAGCAAATGGAGACGTACGCGATCTCGTTGATAGAGCAGGAGGATTTTGATCAAGCCGAGACGATCCTGCTGTCGCTGGTGTGCTTTACAAACGAACGCATCGAGCGAGGTTTGGTTGCCCTATTTCGCCAAGAAAAGTATGATCCCGGTATCCTCTATAAGGCCGCGGGTCCGGCGATCCGCGATGAACTGATTCGATTGGTTCAACGCGATACGGATAACCGGAATCATCTGCTGCTTGCATTAGCCTGGATCGGCGATGAAGAGGTTGTGCAGTTGTTTGCAAAATGGAGGAAAAGTCCACCCCGCTGGGCGTCCGACCTTTATCTTCCTCCGGAGAAATACGCGCATGAAGCCGGCTGGGAACTGGATCAAGAAGGCCGGAAGCGGCTGCTTTTCCACCCGGCGTGCTATCATTTTGAGGTTTGTGAGGAAGGTTCCGGCGAAAAAGAGCCTGCACGGTCGGCGGTCGCAGCCCTGCAGACGGATGAACAAGCTTGTCCCTGGTGCCGCGGCAAGCTGACGGTGCTGTTAGACTTTGATCTAACGGCGCCGATCGCTCGCTTTCTAAAGCTGTCCGGGCAGCGGCTAAAAATTGCGGCCTGCTTGCATTGTAACTGCTACGGCACTGTCTTTACGAAGGTGACGCTGGACGGCGGCTATTCGTGGAGTCCGCTCAATATCGTTCCCGAATATTTGCCGGATACGGATCCGGACGAGGGAATTTTTTCATTTCCATTGCGGCTGTCGGATCGGCCGAGGGGAACGTACGAAGGGGCTTACTGGACGCTTGAGGCACCCGCCTCTCAGATCGGCGGCCACCCGTCCTGGATTCAGGATGCGGATTACCCCGCTTGTCCCTG from the Cohnella hashimotonis genome contains:
- a CDS encoding DUF1963 domain-containing protein, with amino-acid sequence MTERIPCQNVGCSATILPATALKTGGICMPCHQKKLAREREAYILQNRKDVDRYDGVTDPVEILKIMHAPRQYDPLVREIPYPKGAQELYHSLTAAQREQMETYAISLIEQEDFDQAETILLSLVCFTNERIERGLVALFRQEKYDPGILYKAAGPAIRDELIRLVQRDTDNRNHLLLALAWIGDEEVVQLFAKWRKSPPRWASDLYLPPEKYAHEAGWELDQEGRKRLLFHPACYHFEVCEEGSGEKEPARSAVAALQTDEQACPWCRGKLTVLLDFDLTAPIARFLKLSGQRLKIAACLHCNCYGTVFTKVTLDGGYSWSPLNIVPEYLPDTDPDEGIFSFPLRLSDRPRGTYEGAYWTLEAPASQIGGHPSWIQDADYPACPCCQETTTFIGQIDMEQAADSEGIYYAFLCRACLIAAVNYQQS